In Penaeus chinensis breed Huanghai No. 1 chromosome 26, ASM1920278v2, whole genome shotgun sequence, a single genomic region encodes these proteins:
- the LOC125039216 gene encoding shematrin-like protein 1 produces the protein MKFLAVVLLAALACASPVEKRKADADPSFPIYGHGYGYPAYYRGYGYPSSYGIRLHKRSADPEPEADAEPSYLYSHHRPYSVGHSYVRPYTYGHSHALYKRSAEPEAEASVVYPHTYSYNHATPYAPYGYPYSYGYGYGRGYGY, from the exons ATGAAGTTCTTG GCGGTAGTGCTTCTGGCGGCCCTTGCTTGCGCTTCTCCTGTCGAGAAGCGAAAGGCGGACGCCGACCCTAGCTTCCCCATCTACGGTCATGGTTATGGCTACCCTGCTTATTACCGAGGCTACGGCTACCCATCCAGTTATGGCATCCGCCTTCACAAGAGGTCCGCTGATCCTGAACCTGAAGCCGATGCAGAGCCTTCCTACTTGTACAGTCACCACCGCCCCTACTCTGTAGGCCATAGCTACGTTCGCCCTTACACCTACGGCCACTCCCACGCCCTCTACAAGAGGTCGGCCGAACCAGAAGCTGAGGCCTCCGTTGTTTACCCGCACACGTACTCCTATAACCACGCCACTCCTTACGCCCCTTATGGCTATCCCTACAGCTACGGCTATGGCTACGGCAGGGGATATGGATATTAA
- the LOC125038818 gene encoding shematrin-like protein 1: MKFLAVVLLAALACASPVEKREADADPSFPIYGHGYGYPAYYRGYGYPYSYGIRHKRSADPEPEADAEPSYLYSHHRPYSVGHSYVRPYTYGHSHVLHKRSAEPEAEASVVYPHSYSYTHATPYAPYGYPYSYGYGYGRGYGY; encoded by the exons ATGAAGTTCTTG GCGGTAGTGCTTCTGGCGGCCCTTGCTTGCGCTTCTCCTGTCGAGAAGCGAGAGGCGGACGCCGACCCTAGCTTCCCCATCTATGGTCATGGTTATGGCTACCCTGCCTATTACCGAGGCTACGGCTACCCATACAGTTATGGCATCCGCCACAAGAGGTCCGCTGATCCTGAACCTGAAGCCGATGCAGAGCCTTCCTACTTGTACAGTCACCACCGCCCCTACTCTGTAGGCCATAGCTACGTTCGCCCTTACACCTACGGCCACTCCCACGTCCTCCACAAGAGGTCGGCCGAACCAGAAGCTGAGGCCTCCGTTGTTTACCCGCACAGTTACTCCTATACCCATGCCACTCCTTACGCCCCTTATGGCTATCCCTACAGCTACGGCTATGGCTACGGCAGGGGATATGGATATTAA
- the LOC125039153 gene encoding shematrin-like protein 1 — protein MKFLAVVLLAALACASPVEKREADADPSFPIYGHGYGYPAYYRGYGYPYSYGIRHKRSADPEPEADAEPSYLYSHHRPYSVGHSYVRPYTYGHSHVLHKRSAEPEAEASVVYPHSYSYTHATPYAPYGYPYSYGYGYGRGYGY, from the exons ATGAAGTTCTTG GCGGTAGTGCTTCTGGCGGCCCTTGCTTGCGCTTCTCCTGTCGAGAAGCGAGAGGCGGACGCCGACCCTAGCTTCCCCATCTACGGTCATGGTTATGGCTACCCTGCCTATTACCGAGGCTACGGCTACCCATACAGTTATGGCATCCGCCACAAGAGGTCCGCTGATCCTGAACCTGAAGCCGATGCAGAGCCTTCCTACTTGTACAGTCACCACCGCCCCTACTCTGTAGGCCATAGCTACGTTCGCCCTTACACCTACGGCCACTCCCACGTCCTCCACAAGAGGTCGGCCGAACCAGAAGCTGAGGCCTCCGTTGTTTACCCGCACAGTTACTCCTATACCCACGCCACTCCTTACGCCCCTTATGGCTATCCCTACAGCTACGGCTATGGCTACGGCAGGGGATATGGATATTAA
- the LOC125039152 gene encoding uncharacterized protein LOC125039152: MKYLVVVLLAAFACASPVEKREADADPSFPIYGHGYGYPAYYRGYGYPYSYGIRHKRSADPEPEADAEPSYLYSHHRPYSVGHSYVRPYTYGHSHVLHKRSAEPEAEASVVYPHSYSYTHATPYALLWLSQQLRLWLRQGIWILTLKTLRHLLSLSVWI; the protein is encoded by the exons ATGAAATATTTG GTAGTAGTGCTCCTGGCAGCCTTTGCTTGCGCTTCTCCAGTCGAGAAGCGAGAGGCGGACGCCGACCCTAGCTTCCCCATCTACGGTCATGGTTATGGCTACCCTGCCTATTACCGAGGCTACGGCTACCCGTACAGTTATGGCATCCGCCACAAGAGGTCCGCTGATCCTGAACCTGAAGCTGATGCAGAGCCTTCCTACTTGTACAGTCACCACCGCCCCTACTCTGTAGGCCATAGCTACGTTCGCCCTTACACCTACGGCCACTCCCACGTCCTCCACAAGAGGTCGGCCGAACCAGAAGCTGAGGCCTCCGTTGTTTACCCGCACAGTTACTCCTATACCCACGCCACTCCTTACGCCCTCTTATGGCTATCCCAACAGCTACGGCTATGGCTACGGCAGGGGATATGGATATTAACTCTGAAGACACTTCGTCATTTGCTGTCGTTATCAGTATGGATCTAG
- the LOC125038830 gene encoding shematrin-like protein 1, with protein sequence MRFLAVVLLAALACASSVEKREADADPSLSLYGRGYGYPSYYRGYGYPYSYGLRHKRSADPEPEADADPSYLYNHYRPYSVGHSYVRPYTYGHSHALYRRSAEPEAEASFVYPHTYSYTHTAPVVTYGYPYSYGYGYPRGYGY encoded by the exons ATGAGGTTCTTG gcgGTAGTGCTCCTAGCGGCCCTTGCTTGCGCTTCTTCAGTCGAGAAACGAGAGGCGGACGCCgaccctagtctctctctctacggACGTGGTTATGGCTACCCTAGCTATTACCGAGGCTACGGCTACCCATACAGCTATGGCCTCCGCCACAAGAGGTCCGCTGATCCTGAACCCGAAGCCGATGCCGACCCTTCCTACTTGTACAATCACTACCGCCCCTACTCTGTAGGCCATAGCTACGTTCGACCTTACACCTACGGCCACTCCCACGCCCTCTACAGGAGATCGGCCGAACCAGAAGCTGAAGCCTCCTTTGTTTACCCACACACTTACTCCTACACCCACACCGCTCCTGTCGTCACCTATGGTTATCCCTACAGCTACGGTTATGGCTACCCAAGGGGCTATGGATATTAA
- the LOC125038994 gene encoding uncharacterized protein LOC125038994, protein MSIKCNHIHSRHSKILKSTRYRNMCVYCISTPALKKILSLPFLGLRLHHHLQEIAAFAPIITTLAALPQWPLPPLLVVMIIAVVLLAALACASSVEKREADADPSLSLYGRGYGYPSYYRGYGYPYSYGLRHKRSADPEPEADADPSYLYNHYRPYSVGYSYVRPYTYGHSHALYRRSAEPEAEASFVYPHTYSYTHTAPVVTYGYPYGYGYGYGRGYGY, encoded by the exons ATGTCTATAAAATGCAACCATATCCACTCCAGACAT agTAAAATTCTGAAATCTAcaagatatagaaatatgtgcgTTTACTGCATAAGCACACCTGCTTTAAAGAAaattctctctttgccttttctaGGGCTACGGCTACACCATCACCTTCAGGAAATTGCTGCCTTTGCACCGATTATAACCACACTAGCAGCTTTACCACAGTGGCCCCTCCCACCACTTTtagttgttatgatcatt GCGGTAGTGCTCCTGGCGGCCCTTGCTTGCGCTTCTTCAGTCGAGAAGCGAGAGGCGGACGCCGACCCTAGTCTCTCACTCTACGGACGTGGTTATGGCTACCCTAGCTATTACCGAGGCTACGGCTACCCATACAGCTATGGCCTCCGCCACAAGAGGTCCGCTGATCCTGAACCCGAAGCCGATGCCGACCCTTCCTACTTGTACAATCACTACCGCCCCTACTCTGTAGGCTATAGCTACGTTCGACCTTACACCTACGGCCACTCCCACGCCCTCTACAGGAGATCGGCAGAACCAGAAGCTGAAGCCTCCTTTGTTTACCCACACACTTACTCCTACACCCACACCGCTCCTGTCGTCACCTATGGTTATCCCTACGGCTACGGCTATGGCTACGGCAGAGGCTATGGATATTAA
- the LOC125038841 gene encoding shematrin-like protein 1, with product MKFLAVVLLAALACASSVEKREADADPSLSLYGRGYGYPSYYRGYGYPYSYGLRHKRSADPEPEADADPSYLYNHYRPYSVGYSYVRPYTYGYPYGHSHALYKRSAEPEAEASFIHPHTYSYTHTAPVVTYGYPYTYGYGYPTGYGY from the exons ATGAAATTCTTG GCGGTAGTGCTCCTAGCGGCCCTTGCTTGCGCTTCTTCAGTCGAGAAGCGAGAGGCGGACGCCGACCCTAGTCTCTCACTCTACGGACGTGGTTATGGCTACCCTAGCTATTACCGAGGCTACGGCTACCCATACAGCTATGGCCTCCGCCACAAGAGGTCCGCTGATCCTGAACCCGAAGCCGATGCCGACCCTTCCTACTTGTACAATCACTACCGCCCCTACTCTGTAGGCTATAGCTACGTTCGCCCTTACACCTACGGTTATCCCTATGGCCACTCCCACGCCCTCTACAAGAGGTCGGCCGAACCAGAAGCTGAAGCCTCCTTTATTCACCCACACACTTACTCCTACACCCACACCGCTCCTGTCGTCACCTATGGTTATCCCTATACCTACGGCTATGGCTACCCCACGGGCTACGGATATTAA
- the LOC125038842 gene encoding shematrin-like protein 1, whose translation MRFLAVVLLAALACASSVEKREADADPSLSFYGRGYGYPSYYRGYGYPYSYGLRHKRSADPEPEADADPSYLYNHYRPYSVGYSYVRPYTYGYPYGHSHALYKRSAEPEAEASFIHPHSYSYTHTAPVVTYGYPYSYSYGYPRGYGY comes from the exons ATGAGGTTTTTG GCAGTAGTGCTCCTAGCGGCCCTTGCTTGCGCTTCTTCAGTCGAGAAGCGAGAGGCGGACGCCGACCCTAGTCTCTCATTCTACGGACGTGGTTATGGCTACCCTAGCTATTACCGAGGCTACGGCTACCCATACAGCTATGGCCTCCGCCACAAGAGGTCCGCTGATCCTGAACCCGAAGCCGATGCCGACCCTTCCTACTTGTACAATCACTACCGCCCCTACTCTGTAGGCTATAGCTACGTTCGCCCTTACACCTACGGTTATCCCTATGGCCACTCCCACGCCCTCTACAAGAGGTCGGCCGAACCAGAAGCTGAAGCCTCCTTTATTCACCCGCACTCTTACTCTTACACCCACACCGCTCCTGTCGTCACCTATGGTTATCCCTACAGCTACAGCTATGGCTACCCAAGGGGCTATGGATATTAA